The Gemmatimonadota bacterium DNA window GAGCGACGGGACGTACGGTTCGCCGAGGATCCATGCGGATCTCGAGGCCGAGAACGACGGCGCGAGCCTGAATCGGGTGGCTCGTGTGATGTGCGCGGCGGGCATGCGGGGCGTGAGTCCGCGCAAGTGGACGACAACGACTGTTCGCGATGAGGACACACGACCGGCGCCGGACCTAGTGGATCGGGACTTCACGGCGACGGGCCCAGACCAGCTCTGGGTGGCGGACATCACGTACATCGCGACGTGGGTGGGATTCCTCTACCTCGCCGTGGTCCTGGACGTGTGGAGCCGTCGGATCGTGGGCTGGGCGATGGCCACGCACCTCAGGACGGAACTGGTGCTCGACGCGTTCGACATGGCGCTCTGGCAGCGCAGGCCCGAGGCTGTGATTCATCATTCGGACCAGGGCAGCCAGTCTGGGTTCAAGGGGTCGTCGCAACAGTACAGTGACGTAAGCTCTCTAGTCCTCTGATCT harbors:
- a CDS encoding IS3 family transposase, with the translated sequence MVRTGDRIDPLEGFRFVSDHRALYPVRVMCRVLEVSSSGYYAWLKRGPSERSRANAVLLKKIEQFHKESDGTYGSPRIHADLEAENDGASLNRVARVMCAAGMRGVSPRKWTTTTVRDEDTRPAPDLVDRDFTATGPDQLWVADITYIATWVGFLYLAVVLDVWSRRIVGWAMATHLRTELVLDAFDMALWQRRPEAVIHHSDQGSQSGFKGSSQQYSDVSSLVL